The following are encoded together in the Sphaerodactylus townsendi isolate TG3544 linkage group LG12, MPM_Stown_v2.3, whole genome shotgun sequence genome:
- the NTMT1 gene encoding N-terminal Xaa-Pro-Lys N-methyltransferase 1 gives MVDVTEDFLNKAKTYLGEEGRRVRNYFCCGLQDFSPEPGAYDVIWIQWVIGHLTDDDLCSFLKRCRLGLQPNGLIVIKDNMAQEGVIMDDVDSSVCRDLDVVRKIVHRAGLSFLAQEKQENFPDEIYHVYTLAMR, from the exons ATGGTCGACGTGACTGAAGACTTCCTCAACAAAGCCAAGACCTACCTCGGCGAGGAGGGTCGGCGGGTGAGGAACTACTTTTGCTGCGGCTTACAAGATTTCAGTCCGGAGCCCGGCGCTTACGATGTCATCTGGATCCAGTGGGTGATAG GACACCTGACAGACGACGACCTCTGCAGCTTCCTGAAGAGATGTCGGCTGGGCCTTCAGCCCAACGGCCTCATTGTCATTAAGGACAACATGGCCCAGGAAGGGGTCATCATGGACGACGTGGACAGCAGCGTGTGCCGCGACCTGGACGTCGTCCGCAAGATCGTCCACCGGGCCGGGCTCAGCTTCTTGGCCCAAGAGAAACAAGAGAACTTCCCCGATGAGATCTACCACGTCTATACTTTGGCCATGAGATGA
- the ASB6 gene encoding ankyrin repeat and SOCS box protein 6: MSRVFAEFCLKQAFNALSLVLLPLIDPVTYYTALHIAVLRNQPDMVELLVRRGADINRRDRIHESSPLDLASEEPERLPCLQRLLELGANVNASDKHGKTALLHALASSDGVQIHNTENIRLLLEGGADVKATTKDGDTVFTFIIFLLGEMVGGDKEEAQKISRFCFQVTRLLMAHGADPSECPSYESLTHLCLKSFRLHFPLLRFLLESGASYNCSLHGPSCWSGFSIVFERLCSHLCESEEDSFSTDLLQKAETALELMAASTPAVRLPSNFEASPSSCRAHKGKIEALFHSVKQLERSPPTLKHLCRVHIRRALRPWPVDVKIKALPLPDRLKWYLLIDHSSSTEQDV, encoded by the exons ATGTCGAGGGTATTTGCTGAATTCTGCCTAAAACAGGCCTTTAATGCTTTGTCTCTCGTTCTTTTGCCATTAATAGATCCAGTCACCTATTACACGGCCCTGCATATTGCGGTGCTCCGAAACCAGCCTGACATGGTGGAACTTCTGGTGCGGAGAGGAGCGGACATTAATCGGAGGGACAGG ATTCACGAAAGCAGCCCGCTGGACCTTGCTAGCGAAGAGCCGGAGCGGCTGCCCTGCCTGCAGCGTCTCCTCGAACTCGGTGCCAACGTAAATGCATCTGACAAACATG gaaaGACCGCTTTGCTGCACGCTCTGGCCAGCAGTGACGGGGTTCAGATCCACAACACAGAAAATATCCGCCTCTTGCTGGAAGGAG GAGCAGACGTCAAGGCTACAACCAAAGATGGCGACACCGTCTTCACCTTCATCATCTTCCTCCTGGGAGAGATGGTGGGAGGGGACAAGGAGGAGGCCCAGAAGATCAGCCGCTTCTGCTTCCAGGTCACGCGACTGCTGATGGCCCACGGTGCCGACCCGAGCGAGTGCCCCTCCTACGAATCCCTCACCCACCTCTGCCTCAAGAGCTTCCGCCTCCATTTTCCCCTCTTGCGTTTCCTCCTGGAGTCGGGGGCTTCCTACAACTGCTCCCTTCACGGGCCCTCGTGCTGGTCGGGCTTCAGCATCGTCTTTGAGCGTCTGTGTTCTCACCTCTGCGAGTCCGAGGAGGACAGTTTCTCCACTGACCTCCTGCAGAAGGCTGAGACGGCTCTGGAGCTGATGGCGGCCAGCACCCCGGCCGTGAGGCTGCCGAGCAACTTCGAGGCCAGCCCAAGCAGCTGCCGCGCCCACAAGGGCAAGATCGAGGCCCTCTTCCACTCCGTGAAGCAGCTGGAGCGTTCCCCGCCCACTTTGAAACACCTCTGCCGAGTCCACATCCGCCGGGCCCTGCGACCCTGGCCAGTAGACGTCAAGATCAAAGCTCTCCCTCTGCCCGACAGACTAAAGTGGTACCTCCTCATAGACCATAGCAGTTCCACCGAACAGGACGTGTGA